GCCCGGGTGGGCCACAAGGTCGCGCTGCAGGGTAACCTCGACCCCAACGTGCTGTTCGCGCGTCCGGCGGCCATTCGTGCCGAGGTGGGGCGCATCCTCGACAGCTACGGCCACGGGCCGGGGCACGTGTTCAACCTGGGTCACGGCATCAGCCAGTTCACCGACCCGGACCGCGTCACCGCCTTCATGGAGGCGCTGCACGAGCTGAGCCCGCGCTACCATCGCGCCATCCAGCACCACAATGCCTGAGGTTCGCTGGCTGCGGTGGCTGGCCTGGGGTGAGGAGAGAAAGCGGCACCGCCTGTGGGCGGTGCTGGCCGTGCTGGCCGCCGTGGTCATCGCCTTCGGTAGCCTGACCCCCGGTGACGAGATGCCCCGGACGCTGCCGTGGGACAAGTTCAACCACTTCGTTGGCTATGCCGGCCTGGCGGTTCTGTCTGGCCTGGCCGGGCTGCCACTGGTGCGGGCCTTCATCGCCGTGACGCTCTACGGTATCTGCATCGAGTACCTGCAGGTCCCGGTGCCGGGGCGCAGCGGCGGCGACTGGGCCGACATCCTCGCCAACAGCCTGGGCGCGGCAGCGGCCGTGCTGTTGCTGGCAGCCATCAGGCGCTATTGGCAGCGACCGTAAGTCACCGACCCCCCGAACGACGACGCCCGCCATCGGCCGATGGCGGGCGTCGTCGTCTCTGGAAGCGGCTCGCTTACGGCACTTCGGCGCGCTCGATGATCACGGGCTCGCGCGGCACGTCCTGGAACGGGCCACGGCTGCCGGTGGGCACTCGCTTGATGGCATCGACCACGTCCATGCCCTCCACCACGCGGCCGAACACCGCATAGCCCCAGGCCTGCCCGGAGTGGGTGCCCTGATGGTCGAGGAAGCGGTTGTCGTTGACGTTGATGAAGAACTGCGAGGTGGCCGAGTGCGGATCGCCGGTACGCGCCATGGCCAGGGTGCCGCGCTCGTTGCGCAGGCCGTTGTCGGCCTCGTTGCTGATCGGCGCGCGGGTCGGCTTCTGCTGGAAGTCCTGGTCGAAGCCGCCGCCCTGGATCATGAAGCCGTCGATCACGCGATGGAACAGGGTGCCATCGTAGTGACCCTCCTGGGCGTAGGTCAGAAAGTTCTCGACGCTCTCGGGGGCTTGATCATGAAAGAGTTCGATGGCGATGGGGCCGTGGTTGGTGTGCAGCACCACGTCGGCAGCGTTGGCATGGGCGGCGGCCAGCGGGAGGCTGGCGGCGGCGAGCAGGGAGAGGAGAGTTCGCTTCAGCACGGGAGCTCCTGTTGTTCGTGGTGGGTGGTGCAGCGAGTAAACGGTGCGCCTAGCTTACGTCCGGATGCGCCCGCTGTCAGGCCTTCGCCACGCGATCCGGGGCGCGACATCCGGCCACGCCGGATTGTTTGACGTGGATCACAACCCGCTCCGGAAAAGAAGTATCGGGTATGGTCTTTTTGCAGCGTTGGCCGGACCATGCCTGCATGCCGGCCGAGGCAATGCCCACCACCTTGATCTTCAGTCCTGCTTGCCTCGGCCATAACGTTCCTCGGTGACCGGCTGCGCCCAGGCGCGGTGCCGGAAGACGGGAGGTGTCGGCCCATGGTGGCGGAACTCGGAAACTTTGCCCTCGTCCTGGCGCTGTGCCTGGCCCTGGCGCAGAGCATATTGCCGCTGGTGGGGGTTCGGCTCGACGATGCCCGCCTGATGCGCAGCGCCCGCTTCCTCGCCAGCGGCCAGTTCGTCTTTCTCTCGCTCTCGTTTGCCGTGCTGGCCTGGGCCTTCGTCGCCGGCGATTTCACCGTGCGCTACGTGGCCGGCCACTCGAGCCTGGACCAGCCGCTGCTCTACCGGTTCACGGCGGTGTGGGGCGGGCACGAGGGCTCCCTGCTGCTGTGGGTTCTGCTGCTGGGGGCATGGGGCGTCGCCGTGGCCGGCTTCAGCGACTCGCTGCCGCGCGAGATGCTGGCCCGGGTGCTGGCCGTGCTGGGCATGGTCGGGGTGGGCTTCATTGCCTTCACGCTGTTCACCTCGAACCCGTTCGAGCGCATCGTGCCGGGGCTCCAGGACGGCCGCGGCATGAATCCGCTGCTGCAGGACCCCGGCATGATCCTGCATCCGCCGCTGCTCTACATGGGCTACGTGGGCACCGCGGTGGTCTTCGCCTTCGCCATGGCCGCGCTGCTCGGCGGCCGGCTCGATGCCGCCTGGGCGCGCTGGTCGCGCCCCTGGACCACGCTGGCCTGGGTCTTCCTCACCCTGGGCATCGCGGTGGGTGCCTGGTGGGCCTACTACGAGCTGGGCTGGGGCGGCTGGTGGTTCTGGGATCCGGTGGAGAACGCCTCCTTACTGCCATGGCTCACCGCCACCGCGCTGATGCACTCCCTGGCGGTGGCCGAGAAGCGCGGCGGCTTCAAGGTCTGGACCCTGCTGCTGGCCATCGTCACCTTCGCCCTCACCGTGCTCGGCGCCTTCATCGTGCGCTCGGGGGTGATCACCTCGGTGCACGCCTTCGCCACCGACCCGGAGCGCGGCGTGTTTCTGCTCGGGCTGCTCAGCGTCACCCTGCTCGGCTCGTTGATCGTCTACACCTGGCGGGCGCCCCGGGTCGGGCTTGGTGGCGCTTTCGCCGGGTACTCGCGCGAATCGCTGCTGCTGGCCAACAACGTGCTGCTGACGGTGGCCTGTGCGGCGGTGTTCATCGGCACCCTCTACCCGCTGGCGCTGGATGCCTTCGGCCTGGGCAAGATCTCGGTGGGTCCGCCCTACTTCGATGCGGTGTTCGCTCCGCTGATGCTGCCGCTGCTGCTGCTGGTCGGCCTCGGCCCGGCGGTGGCCTGGAAGCAGGCGAATCCGGGGGAGACCTTCCGCCAGCTGCGCTGGGCGCTCTTGATCAGTGTGGTGGCCGGCGGGCTGTGGCCGCTTGCGCTTGGCGCGTGGCGCCCGATGACGGCGCTGGCGCTGATGCTCGCCACCTGGATCGTGATCACCGCGCTGCAGGACATCAGAAAGCGCCTGGGCTCGGCACGTCAGCCGCTGCCCGTACGGCTGCGCAAGGTCATGCGGCCGAGCTTCCTCGGCATGCACCTGGCCCACATGGGGCTGGCGCTGGTGGTGGTGGCGATCGCCATGGTCAACACCTACGAGGTCGAGCGCGACGTGCGCCTGGCGCCGGGGCAGAGCGCCTCGGCGGCGGGCTTCGATTTCACCCTGCAGCGCATGGAACGCATGCGTGGCCCCAACTGGGAGGCCGATCAGGCGGTGGTACAGGTGGCCCGCGACGGCCACGCGGTGGCGCGGCTCACGCCGCAGCGGCGCTACTACGACACCCACGCGGGGATGCCGATGAATCAGGCCTCGCTCGATCGCGCGCCGACCCGCGACGTCTACGTCTCGCTGGGCGAGCGACTCGACGGCGACGCCTGGAGCTTCCGGCTCTACTACAAGCCCTACATGGCCTGGATGTGGTTCGGCGCCATTCTGCTGGCGCTGGGCGGTCTGCTGGCGGCGTGCGACAAGCGCTACCGCCTGGCGGGGCACCGTGTCACTCGAACGCCGCACGAGCCGGTGGCCGCTCGGCCCCGGGAGGTGGCGAGCCGATGACATTGCGTATGCTGATTGCGCTGGCGGCTACGGCCGCCCTGCTGGGGCTGCTGTTCATGGGCCTGGGCATCAACGCCCGCGACCTGCCGTCGCCGCTGGTGGGCAAGCCGGCGCCGCCGTTCGTGCTGGAGTCGCTTGAGGATGCCAGTGTCACCCTGACCGAGCAGGACTTCATCGGCGAGGTGGCGCTGGTCAACGTCTGGGCCACCTGGTGCAGCACCTGCCGCGCGGAGAAACCGCTGCTGATGGAGCTGGCCCGTGGCGGGATTCCCATCCACGCCTTCAACTATCGCGACGAGCGCGAGACGGCACTGCGCTACCTCAGCGTCAGCGACAACCCCTACCGCACCATCGCCTATGACCCCGTGGGCGACGCCGGCATCGACTGGGGCGTCTACGCCACGCCGGAAACCTACGTGCTCGATGCCGAGGGGGTGATCCGCTACAAGCGCATCGGCCCGCTCACGCGGCAGCTGCTGCTCGACGAAGTGCTGCCGCTGATCGAAAGATTGAGAGCTGAGGCCCAGCGTGCCAGCGAAGCCAGGAGGGGGGCGCCAACATGATTCCACGCCTGTTCTGTCTGCTGCTTGCCTGGCTGTTGCCCGCCGGGCTCGCCATGGCGCTGGCCATCGGCCAGCCGCTGGAGTTTGCCAGCGAGGCCCAGCAGCGCCAGTACGACACCCTGGTACGTGAGCTGCGCTGCACGGTGTGCCAGAGCGAGACCATCCACGAATCCAACGCCGAACTCGCCGCCGACATGCGCCGGCGGGTCCACGCCATGACCCTGGCCGGGCACGATGCCGACGCCATCGTCGCGTTCATGGTCCAGCGCTACGGCGACTACGTGCGCTATCGCCCGCCGCTGCAGGTCAACACCTGGTTGCTGTGGGCCAGCCCCTTCCTGCTCATGCTCGGCGGCGTCCTGGTGTGGTGGCGCATCGTCGTCGGCAGGCGAAGCATGGCCGAGCGCCCCGGTTTTACCGCCCAGGAGCGCGCCATGCTCGACCGGCTGCGCCAGGCCGATGAGTTGAGGAGGTCTTGATGAACGGACTGTTCCTATTGCTGGCCATGAGCCTGTGCGGCGTGGCGCTGGGCTTCGTGCTGGTCCCCCTGCTGCGCGCTCCCCGTGGTGAGCGCAGCGAGTCTCGGTGGGCGATCAACCTGGCCGTGCACCGCGACCGGGTGAGCGAGCTGGGGCAGGACCTGACGACGGGCACGCTGACCCAGGCCCGGCACGACGCTGCCCTGGCCGACCTCGAGCGTGAGCTGCTCGACAGCGGCGCCATCACTGTCGATGAGCGCCCGCGCGGCGAGAACCACGGCCTCCGGCGCGCGCCGCTGGTGGCCGCCTGCACCAGCGTGGCGCTGCTCCCGTTCATGGCGACCGGGCTCTATCTGACGGTGGGGCATGCTGACGAGGTCTTCGCGACTCAGTCACCTGGAGCGACGATCGCCGAAGCCGAGCCGCTTTCTGAAGCCGACCGGCGCCGCGAATTCGAGCATCTGGCCCGACAGCTGCAGGGGCGCCTGGCGCAGGATCCGGCCGACCTGAAGAGTTGGATCCTGCTGGGCCGGACCCTGGAATTCCTGGGCAACCTGGAGGCTGCCGAGCGTGCCTTCCGCGAGGCCGAGGCGATCCGCGCTGACCTCGACCAGCTGGACCAAGCCGCCGGTAGCCCTTCCGCAGAGGCGTCGGCAAGGAGGGAGACATGAACAAGACGTTGAGCCGCGAGGCCCTGCAGGCCGTGCGCCAGGTGCCGCTGTTCGCCGGCCTCGAGGACGAGACCCTGGCGCTGCTTACCGACGGCGCCGTGGAGCGCAGCTATCGACGCGGTGCACTGCTGTTCCGCAAGGGAGAGCCGGCGGATCGCTTCTACGTGGTGCTCGACGGCTGGGTCAAGCTGTTTCGCGAGAGCCCAGACGGCAACGAATGCATGGTGGGGCTGTTCACCCGCGGCGAATCCTTCGCCGAGGCGGCGATGTTCGACCGCCTGGGGTTTCCGGTCAATGCGGCGGTGGCCGAGGAGGCCCGGCTGCTGGCGTTCACCGCCGACCACTTCCTCCCCACCCTGGAGCGCAACCACGGCCTGGCGCTCAACATGCTCGCCAACCTTTCCGGCATGTTGCGCTATCTGGTGCGCCAGCTCGACCAGCTCACGCTGCAGCCCACCTACCAGCGCCTGGCGGCCTTCATCGTTTCGCTGTGCCCCGCCGAGGAGGGGCCGGCCAGCGTACGGCTGCCCTGCGACAAGCTGCTGATCGCCGGCCGGCTGGGCATGAAGCCGGAGAGCTTCTCGCGGGCCATGGCGAGGCTGCGTGAGGTCGGCGTGAGCTGCGAACGCAACTGCGTTCACGTCGAGAACGTTGCCGAGCTGCGGCGCTTCGCCAATACCACCGAGGAGGCGCCGCTCTCGCCGTTGCCGGGCGCGGCGCAGAACACCTCGCGCGCGGCCATGCTGCGTCCCTGCCGCTGAGCCGCACTGGTCGCGGCCGCTTTCCCCTCTCGCGACACGGCCCGCGCGGCGGGTCGCCGCTCGCCGTGACTTCTTTCCCCTCACCCTGACATAAGTCAACTCCTGGATGCATCAATTGACAGTGGTCAAGTGAGGCGAAAGGCAAAGTTGCTACTAATGGCGACAGGTGGGGGGTGGCTTGAGGCCATGGTCGCTGAGCACGCAGAAGAACAGGTCATGCCGGGCACCCGCCAGCCACACCCGAAGGGGAAACCAAGCGAGGCACGATATGCAGATGAGAGCTTTGAGCAAGGGGATCTTCGCCCTCAGCTTCCCGCTGACCGCCATGGTGGGCATGGCCCAAGCCGCGGCCCCGGAGTTGACTGCCGAGGAGCAGGAAC
This portion of the Billgrantia sulfidoxydans genome encodes:
- a CDS encoding VanZ family protein; this encodes MPEVRWLRWLAWGEERKRHRLWAVLAVLAAVVIAFGSLTPGDEMPRTLPWDKFNHFVGYAGLAVLSGLAGLPLVRAFIAVTLYGICIEYLQVPVPGRSGGDWADILANSLGAAAAVLLLAAIRRYWQRP
- a CDS encoding peptidylprolyl isomerase; protein product: MAAAHANAADVVLHTNHGPIAIELFHDQAPESVENFLTYAQEGHYDGTLFHRVIDGFMIQGGGFDQDFQQKPTRAPISNEADNGLRNERGTLAMARTGDPHSATSQFFINVNDNRFLDHQGTHSGQAWGYAVFGRVVEGMDVVDAIKRVPTGSRGPFQDVPREPVIIERAEVP
- a CDS encoding heme lyase CcmF/NrfE family subunit yields the protein MVAELGNFALVLALCLALAQSILPLVGVRLDDARLMRSARFLASGQFVFLSLSFAVLAWAFVAGDFTVRYVAGHSSLDQPLLYRFTAVWGGHEGSLLLWVLLLGAWGVAVAGFSDSLPREMLARVLAVLGMVGVGFIAFTLFTSNPFERIVPGLQDGRGMNPLLQDPGMILHPPLLYMGYVGTAVVFAFAMAALLGGRLDAAWARWSRPWTTLAWVFLTLGIAVGAWWAYYELGWGGWWFWDPVENASLLPWLTATALMHSLAVAEKRGGFKVWTLLLAIVTFALTVLGAFIVRSGVITSVHAFATDPERGVFLLGLLSVTLLGSLIVYTWRAPRVGLGGAFAGYSRESLLLANNVLLTVACAAVFIGTLYPLALDAFGLGKISVGPPYFDAVFAPLMLPLLLLVGLGPAVAWKQANPGETFRQLRWALLISVVAGGLWPLALGAWRPMTALALMLATWIVITALQDIRKRLGSARQPLPVRLRKVMRPSFLGMHLAHMGLALVVVAIAMVNTYEVERDVRLAPGQSASAAGFDFTLQRMERMRGPNWEADQAVVQVARDGHAVARLTPQRRYYDTHAGMPMNQASLDRAPTRDVYVSLGERLDGDAWSFRLYYKPYMAWMWFGAILLALGGLLAACDKRYRLAGHRVTRTPHEPVAARPREVASR
- a CDS encoding DsbE family thiol:disulfide interchange protein, yielding MTLRMLIALAATAALLGLLFMGLGINARDLPSPLVGKPAPPFVLESLEDASVTLTEQDFIGEVALVNVWATWCSTCRAEKPLLMELARGGIPIHAFNYRDERETALRYLSVSDNPYRTIAYDPVGDAGIDWGVYATPETYVLDAEGVIRYKRIGPLTRQLLLDEVLPLIERLRAEAQRASEARRGAPT
- a CDS encoding cytochrome c-type biogenesis protein — protein: MIPRLFCLLLAWLLPAGLAMALAIGQPLEFASEAQQRQYDTLVRELRCTVCQSETIHESNAELAADMRRRVHAMTLAGHDADAIVAFMVQRYGDYVRYRPPLQVNTWLLWASPFLLMLGGVLVWWRIVVGRRSMAERPGFTAQERAMLDRLRQADELRRS
- the ccmI gene encoding c-type cytochrome biogenesis protein CcmI, with product MNGLFLLLAMSLCGVALGFVLVPLLRAPRGERSESRWAINLAVHRDRVSELGQDLTTGTLTQARHDAALADLERELLDSGAITVDERPRGENHGLRRAPLVAACTSVALLPFMATGLYLTVGHADEVFATQSPGATIAEAEPLSEADRRREFEHLARQLQGRLAQDPADLKSWILLGRTLEFLGNLEAAERAFREAEAIRADLDQLDQAAGSPSAEASARRET
- a CDS encoding Crp/Fnr family transcriptional regulator, whose amino-acid sequence is MNKTLSREALQAVRQVPLFAGLEDETLALLTDGAVERSYRRGALLFRKGEPADRFYVVLDGWVKLFRESPDGNECMVGLFTRGESFAEAAMFDRLGFPVNAAVAEEARLLAFTADHFLPTLERNHGLALNMLANLSGMLRYLVRQLDQLTLQPTYQRLAAFIVSLCPAEEGPASVRLPCDKLLIAGRLGMKPESFSRAMARLREVGVSCERNCVHVENVAELRRFANTTEEAPLSPLPGAAQNTSRAAMLRPCR